DNA from Bacteroidales bacterium:
AAAACCGACTTCAAGCATTTCTATTCCGCAAGAAACCTATAATTTTGAATCAAATAAAATTGAAACATTAGAAATTAAAGGCAGGCATGATGCCTGTTTCGCACTCAGAGTTCCCGTAATTGTTGAAGCAGTTACGGCTTGTGTTTTGGCAGATTTGTTTTTAATTTCGAATTAATAAAAAGTGGATTTTATTTCAATCATAATCATAGCAATCGGATTGTCTGCCGACAGCTTTGCAGTTTCGGTTTCAAACGGAATAAGCAAAAATATGCTTAAATTTAAACATATTTTTTTGATTGCTGTTTTGTTTGCTTTTTTTCAGGCAGGAATGCCTTTAATAGGTTGGTTTGCCGGAAACGGTTTTTCTGAATACATTAAAACAACCGATCATTGGATTGCTTTTGTTTTATTAAGTTTTATCGGAATAAAAATGATTTACGAAAGTTATAAATCAAAAGAAAATCAAGAAAAATCAGGATTTAATTTTTTAACAATTACGGCACAAGCAATTGCTACAAGCATTGATGCTTTGATTATAGGAATAAGCTTTGCATTTATTGATGTTTCAATTTATTCGGCAATATTAATTATAGGAATTTCCACTTTCATATTTTCACTCGTAGGTTTTGGCTTCGGAAAAAAATACGGAAAAAAAGTTTCAAAACATGCCGAACTTATCGGCGGAATTATATTAATTTTACTCGGGATTAAAATATTGATTGAGCATCTATTTTTTCATTAAATTCATTTTCACATAATATATATAATAAATTACAATGATTTTCAGACAAGCAAAAGAACAAGAACGAAACGTAATCGCCGGTTTTCAGCAAAAAATGGCATTAGAAACGGAAAACTATCATTTAAATATTGAAACTGTTTTAGAAGGAGTTCAGGCTGTTTTTGATGACTCGAAAAAAGGAAAATATTATATTGTTGAAGAAGACGAAAAAGTTATTGCATCATTGCTCACAACTTTTGAATGGAGCGATTGGCGAAACAGTTTTGTAATTTGGATTCAATCGGTTTATGTGTTGCCGCAATACAGAGCAAAAGGCGTTTTTAAATTAATGTATAACGAGATTAAAAAGATTGTTTCTGAAAATCCTAACTATTCCGGAATTCGCCTTTATGTTGATAAAACAAATACAAATGCCCAAAAAGTTTACACAAAAATAGGAATGCAAGGCGAACATTACAGTTTGTTTGAAGATATGGAATAAAAAACCCGATTCATAAAATGAACCGGGCATCCTAATTACTAATTCTACTATTATGAAAACTACTCAGCTGCTACTTCTTTCACTTCACTTTGCCACAAACCGTGTTTAGTGCAGTAAGCCATTGCAGTTAATTTTAAATTACTTTTCGTAGGAACAATATAGAAGTCAACTTCTGCATGTCCTGAAACGTTACCGAATGTTCCCGGAGGAAAGCTTGTTTGAGCTAACATTGTTTCTCCGCTCCATAATTGAATATATTTAATGAAGTGGTCAAAATCATCCGGATGCGAATATTCATTTCCCATTTGTACTTTTACTTTAAATTTTTCACCTTTTTTTGCTTTATCATCACAATGAATAAAAGGTGAATGTCTGTCAATATAGTCTTTTTTTGCTTCTCTTTCTACTTGACTTATATCTTGATATTGATTAATTTTTGCCATTTTACTTTCTTATTAAGATTAAAAGATACTTTTATGTTTATTTATACATTTGCAAATATAAAACAAAAAATATTAATATGCAAGCTTATTTAGAATTATTTTAAATAATATTTTATTTATGAAAAACGGTCTTAATATTTTTTAATATTTTAAGCCTGTTTATCAAATCAATCATTTGTTTTTTATTATTTACTTTCGCAATTACATTTCCTTCAAACATACTGTTTTTTAATGATTTAAGAGATATTGCCTGCATTTTCAAATTAAATTCTTTTGTAATAATATCTGAAATAACAGATGTAATTCCCGTAAAATCTTTACCTGAAATATAAATATTTGCAGAAAAAGACGAATTAATATCAGAAATATTCCATTTTGCTTTTACTGCCCTGTAAGGATACCTTCCCAACATATCTTTTGCATTAGGGCAAGTTTTTTTATGAATTCTTGTTCCTTTATTAACTGTTACAAATCCGAAAATATCTTCACCGGGCAAAGGGTTGCAACACTTAGATAATGTATAATCTAAATCAGAAATATTTTCATCAATTAATAAAAAATCACCGTAATTAACATCTTCCTTTTCTTGACTTCCGGTATCAGTTTTAATTTCAGTAATTATTTCGTCTTCAATTGTTTTTTTCTTTTCAAAAGCTTGTTTTATTTTTGAAATATCAACTGTACCCTCTCCTACACTATGATAAAATTCAACTGCTGTTTTAAAATTAAAATGGTCAGTAAGAAGTTCAATGTTTTTTTCGGAAAATCCGAATTTTAAACGTTCCAGTTTTTCTTTAATAATATCTTTACCGCTTTCTGCTCTGTTAAAAGTTATTGATTTTAATGCTCTTTTAATTTTATTTTTAGTCCTTGTACCTTTTGCTATATCAAGCCATTCAGTATTAGGTTTTTTATTTTTATTTGTTAAAATTTTTACGGTATCTCCATTTTTAAGGATATAAGATAAAGGCTGAATTTTATTATTGACAACAGCTCCCGAGCAAGTTTCGCCTACTTTTGTATGAACGGAAAAAGCAAAATCCAGAACTGTATAATCTTTTTTAAGACTTTTTAAATCACCTTCCGGTGTAAAAACTAATATTTCTTCTGAATATAATTGACTTTTAGAACTTTCGTCCGTTTCGTTTTCATAATCTCCTGCATTTTCAAGTGTTTCTCGTATTTTTGCCAACCAATTATTGCTGCCGCCTTCTTTTCCTGTTTTATATCTCCAATGTGCAGCAGGTCCTTTTTCAGCAACTTCATCCATTCGTTCGGTTCTTATTTGAACTTCAACCCATTTATTTTCAGCACCTAAAACCGTTGTGTGCAAAGATTCATACCCGCTTAATTTCGGTGAAGAAATCCAATCTCGAAGTCGTTTTGGATTAGGTTTATACAAATCGGTAATAATTGAGTACACATTCCAACAAACAGATTTTTCATTATTAAAGTCAGATTTTAAAATAATTCTTATCGCAAATAAATCATAAACTTCTTCAAACGGAACATTTTGCGATTTCATTTTATTCCAAATTGAGTGAATAGATTTCGGTCTGCCTTTTATGGTAAAATTATAACCGGCTTCTTTTAATACTTTTTTTAACGGAGTAATAAAACTTTCAATATATGTGTCTCTTGTTGCCTTTGTTTCTTTAAGTTTTTTTGCTATAAAACGATACATATCTTCCTCCGAATATTTCATCGTTTTTTCTTCAAACTCGGTTTTTATATTGTATAAACCGATTCGGTGTGCCAGCGGTGTATATATAGCTTTAGATTTATTGATAATTGAAGCTTTTTCTTCTTCATTATATTCATCAATATGTCTTATTTTATACAACTCAGCGGCAAGCATAATTAAAATTGCTCTTACATCGTCCGTAACCGTCAATAAAAATTTTATAAATTGTTCTGCTTGTTTATCAATTTTTTCTGTTTTAAGAATCGGGATTTTATATAAACCCGTAAGAATTTTTAATACATTAGTACCATATTCATTTTTAATATATTCAGAATCTATGTCTTCTTTTTTATAAAAACTGTAAAAAACGGCAGCAATTAAAGTGTTCACACCACCTCCGGTATCATTTATTATAATATTGCAAATTTCGGAAGTATATTCTGAATTATTCTTAATTATATTTTTATCGCTGCCGGATAAAAGATTTAAGACTTTATATATTTTTTCCTTGCTTTCCCTATTATCAAACTTATCGGCAAATTTGATTAATTCGGCAAATTGAAATTTAATATTCTTGTTAATTGTTTCTTGCATTATATTTCTCCGGTGTTATTAAGTAAGATACAGGATTTAAAATATTTTTTTAACTTTGCAATTCTGTTTTATAAAACAGTATTTATGAAAAACACTTTTTACATTATTTTATTATCTTCTTTTATGTTTATTTCTTTTAAAAAAGATGATAATAAAAATTTTGAAGCAAAATTAGCAGATATTCAATATTATTCGGTTAATAAATGTAATTCTGATGAGCATATATACGTAATGGTATTGTATGAAGTTAATTATAAGAACCTTGCTTCACTAAAGATGAAACATGAGTTTGACGGAAAAATAAGTACCTGTTCTCCCGTAATCGAAACTGATAAAAAAGGGAATGTTGTTTATGGTTTCTGTTGTTCAAAAAATGATAACAAAACATTTACAACAAAATTTATTTCTCCGAAAGGAAGAGTAAGCAATAATGTTTTTGTGAAAATAGACTTTTCTGTTGCTGAAATTATCTCAGGAACACCTCCGCTTACAAAAAAAATCGATTGATTGCCTAAAAAAACTTCCCGTAAGCAGAGCTCAGGGAAGTTTATGCTGTGATTTTACTTTTTTACAATCCCAGTTCTTTTAAACCTTGCTCAAATACAATATCTACCGGTATTCCTGCTTCGTTTACTTTTTCTAAATCTTTTTTTAATTCTTCTCCGATTTTCCCTTTTTCTTCAATCCATTTTTTTGCTTCTGCATAATTTCCGTCTCCTTGAATAACTAAAATCTTTTCTGTTAAAGAATTCATTGCTTCTTTCATCTTTTCAAAGTTTACGCTGTATTGTCCGGTTTCGGTATCCTTAGAGAAAGCACCCATTTCTTTAAAATAAAAGAAACGTAACATATTTGCTTTTCCGTGGGAACTTGAAACTCCGAATCTTACAGAGCGAAAAATTCCTGCCATAAATGTAACATAGTTATCCATTAAGTCTTTTTCGGGAAATTCTCCGTCATCAAATAATTTTGTTACAAAAAATAATCCGAGGATATCAGCCTTCCCTTCTTCTATTGTTGTTGCATATTCTTTTAAAGCATCGCCTACGGTTTTTGTTTTATCATTCAGCAAATACTTAATACCCAGCCCATGAGCTGTTTCATGAAACATTGTATTTTCAAAAAATGCATCAAAAGTTATATGTTTTTGTTGTTCTTCTGCAATTAACACTTTACTGATGGGAATTAAAATTTTATCGAATTTTGCTTGCATTGCATTTTTTAATTGTAATCTTCTGCTGCCTTTTGCAAGGTGAACTCTTTTATCATTCGGTAAGTTGATGGCAATAGTTTTGCTGCCGGCATTACAATCACCTGCATAATAAACTACGTCATAAGCTCCTAAGTCAGAATTTCTTCCGGGAACTTCTTGCTTATATTCTTCGGTAACAGGTAATGCTTTTTGCATATCAGGCAACATAGCAGCATATTTTGCTAATTTATCACTCCAAACTTTATCTTTTATTAAAATAAATGCTTCATGTGCTGCTTTATAACCATACAGGGCATCTTCATAATTTTCAATAGGACCTACAACAAAATCTATATCATTGTTCTTCATATCCATCCAAGCCATATCGCTTTCTAAATAATCATCAGTAAGTAATGCTTCGGCTCTTAAATTTAAATAATTTTTAAAGCCTTCGTCATCAGCTAACTCGGCAGCTTGTTTTAATAAGTCGGCTAATTTTTCTGTTTGCTCTTTATATGCATCGTGGTACCAAACAGTTTTTAATTTACCGTTTTCATCTCGTTGTATTAATGTGTATAACGAAGTTTTGTTTTTATCTTCAATATTTTCAAATTCTTCTTCGGTCATATCTGCAGGATAAAAATTTGCTCCTTTCGGTTTTTCGTTTATTCCTTCAATAAATGATTTATTTCCGTTAAGTCTTTCCCACGGTCCGTAATTTATTTCAAGAAATTTCTTTGTATATTCATCAATATTTTCCGTAAACAATTCTGTTTTATCTCCATAAGCTTGTGTCCAGTAGATTTCATTACAGATATCTGCCGCTTCAAACAACAAAGGTAACATTTGCTTCTGATTGTCAGAAAGATGCTCAGTATTTGCAGTTAATTTAAAGCTTATAAATTGCTCTGTTTTTGCTTTCATGGGATTATCATTTTCATTTGTTTGAACTTCTTGTTCGGTTTCTTTACATGCACCCAAAATAAAAAGAAATAATACTGTTGATACTAAGAAAAAAAGTTTGTTTTTCATTTTTTTAACTTTATGATTTATATTTTAATTGCAAATATATTGTTTTAATACTTAAATTTTGAAACTTTTTTAAATATATTGCGTATTCTAATATTAAAACTGTTTATTAACTAAAAAATAATATATGAGTTCAATAGTAAAATTTTCGGAAGCAGCTTCAATAGGGCTTCACGGAACGGTATTAATTGCAAAATCAGAAAATTTCCTAAATGTTAATAAAATTGCTGAGAAAATAGGAAGCTCTCGTCATCATGTAGCCAAAGTAATGCAACGCTTAGCAAAAGACGGATATATAAGGTCAATGAGAGGGCCTACGGGCGGTTTTGTATTACTTAAGAAACCTGAAAAAATCAGTTTTTTAGATGTCTATGAATCAGTAGAAGGAAAAGTTTCAACCAACGATGAATATTCAAATATTAAAGAAACAGAAGCAATTGATAAAAAGATATTAAAAGATATTACAAAAAAAATGACTCAAGATTTTATTAATTATATGAAAAAGCAACATATTTCTGATTATATTTAAAAAAAAATCCCGAATGTTTCGGGATTTTTTTTAGTTCATATCATTTATAATCCTGTATGATTCTTCAAGATAAATATCCTTTTTCAAATTTTTAATCCATGATTTTACTCTGTCAATTTTAATTGTATCAGAATAAACTTTGAGAGAATCTACTCTTGAAACATAAAATTTCAAACCGGAAATTCTTCTGTCTGCATTTCTAAATCGCTTATTTATTTTACTTTTATTTTCTTGTTCTTTTCTGTATTTATTTAGGTTCAACGTAAGTAATGTTTCGTCTTGCGACTTTTTTAAATAATCGGAATACTCATCAATAATAATAAATGATGTATCTGCCGAAACACGATTATTGCTTTTTTGTTTAATTTTCTCAAAATTAATATTTGTATTAAAAACAGAATATTCAGCTTTCGGAATTTCATCCCATTCAATAGGGTTATCCATGTCTTTTTCGCCCATATCCATCTTTGAATAAGCATCGGGTAAAACTATGTCAGGTTCTACTCCTTTTAATTGAGTTGCACCTCCGTTAATTCTGTAAAATTTTTGAATAGTGATTTTCAGATGCCCGAGAGGTTTTAAATCATCATTAGAACGTGTCATTTGGTCGAAGGGAATAAATCTTTGAACCGTTCCTTTTCCGAAAGTACTCTTACTTCCTACAATAACCCCTCTTGCGTAATCTTGAATTGCAGCAGCCATAATTTCAGAAGCCGAAGCACTGAATTCATTGACCATTACAAGCAATTTTCCGTCATATAAAGTACCGGCTTTTTTATCTTTTAATACTTCCGGCATACCGAATCTGCTTCTTACCTGAACAACAGGACCTTTATCTATAAACAAACCTACTATATCAATAGCATCAATTAACGAGCCGCCGCCGTTGCTTCTCAGGTCTATAATTATTCCTTCAATATCTTCTTTTTTAAGTTTCTCAACTTCTTTTTTTACGTCAACTGAGCTTCTGCGACCGTTTTTATCTTCAAAATCAGCATAAAATTGAGGTAAGTATATATATCCTATTTTTTTTCCTGAAATTGAATCTTGAATTACTATTGATTTTGCAAAAGTTTCTTCAAGAATAACAACATCCCTGATAATGGGAATGATATGGATGCTTCCGTCAGCTTTTTTTACGGTAAGCCTTACTTCTGTTCCTTTTTTTCCTCTTATCATTTTAATTGCTTCGTCAAGTCGCATATCAACAACATCAACAGGTTCATCAGCTCCTTGTGCAACTTTAAGAATTAAGTCGCCGACTTCAAGTTCCCCTTGTTTCCAACAAGCACTTCCGGCAACAATTCTTTCAACTTTAATATATGCATTAGGTTGCGAAAGTGTTGCACCTATTCCTTCTAATTTTCCGGAAATGCGAATATCGAAATTTTCTTTGTCTTTCGGAGGAAAATAACTTGTATGAGGATCAAAAAATCCGGCAACAGAATTAAAATACATTCTTAATAAATCTTTTTCATCTATTTTTGTCATTCTGTGATACCAATCTTCATAAGTTTTTTTAACTTCTTCCCTTGCTTTTTTTTCAAGTTCTTCAAATGTTTTTATTTCAATAGTTGTATCATTATCTTTTTTAGCTTTTTCCTGAATTTTAAGTTTTGTTGCTAACTTTGTCATTACGGAGTGCTTCAAATATTTCTCCCAATTTTGTTTTAATTCTTTTTTGCTTTCTGCAAAATTTCGTTTTTCAGAATCAATTTCAATAAATTCGTCTTCGGTAAAATCAAAAGGCTTTTTTAACGCAGCTTCAATATACTTATCAACTTCTTTAACCCTTTCAATATAAGTGTCTTTTGTTAATTTAAAAAAGGTAAAATCAGCATCTTTAACAGCTTCGTCAATTTTATATTTATATGCAGCAAATGTATTAATGTCAGATTGTAAGAAGAAGCGTTTGTTATAATCCATTTTTTCCAGATACAAATGAAAAACTTCTTCAGAGAACTCATTATCAAACTTATGTTCATAATAATGATATGTTCGCAAGCTTTGCTTCATTATTTCCAAAATCAATTTATTTTTTCTGTTATCATTATTGTCAGAAGTAAATGAAACAATAAATGAAAACAGTATAATTATATATATCGGAATATGTTTTTTTCTCATAATTTTTTATTTAACTAACGATAATTATTCATTTTATGTTTTGTAATATATTTTATAATTTTCGGAAATTTTATTAAATATGGAATTATTTTCATTTCCGTCGATTGTTAAACCGGATGCAAAGATATTAATTTTAGGAACAATGCCGGGAAAAACATCTTTAGAAATTAATGAATATTACGGCTACAAACATAATGTTTTTTGGAAAATAATGTTTGAACTTTTTGAAATTGAATATTCAAATAATTACAAAATAAAGAAAAGCTTACTTAAAAATAATAATATTGCACTTTGGGATACTTTGAAATATTGTGAAAGAAAGGGAAGTTTAGACTCAAATATTAAAAATGAAGAGATTAATGATTTTAATGTTTTTTTCTCGGAAGCCCGGAATATAAAAGCTGTTTTATTTAACGGAAAGTCGGCATATAATTTTTATAAAAAACATATAGGATTTAATGATGATTTCCGTTATTATTCTTTACCCTCAACAAGCCCTGCAAATGCAAGCATGAACTTTGAAACAAAATTGAAACATTGGTCAATAATTAAAACATTACTAAATGAGTAGCATAACAAAAAAAGATTTCAGAATAATTTTTATGGGAACTCCTGATTTTGCTGTTGAAAGTTTAAAGTCATTATATAAAAACCATTTTAATATTGTTGCGGTAATAACTGCTCCCGATAAACCTGCCGGCAGAGGAAAAAAAATACAAACTTCCGCAGTTAAAAAATATGCAGAAGAAAATAATCTCTTGATTTTGCAACCCGTAAATTTAAAAAATGAACAATTTATAAAAGAACTGCAAGAACTTAAAGCAGATTTACAAATTGTAGTTGCATTCAGAATGTTGCCGGAAGTTGTTTGGGCAATGCCTGAGTTCGGAACAATAAACATACATGCCTCTCTCCTGCCCGACTACAGAGGTGCAGCACCTATAAATCATGCAATAATAAACGGAGAAACAAAAACAGGTGTTACAAGTTTTTTTATTGAAAGGGAAATTGATACAGGAAAAATAATTTTTCAAAAAGAAGTTAAAATTTTACCGAATGAAAATGCAGGGCAATTGCATGATAAATTAATGACAGCAGGCGGAAAACTCATAGTTAAAACTGTAAATGCAATTATTAATAAAACCGTAAATCCTGTTTCACAGAAAACAGTTAATATTTCTGAAATAAAACCTGCGAATAAGATATTTAAACAAGATTGTGAAATTAACTTTAATCAAAACACAGTAGATGTTTATAATTTTATCAGAGGTTTAAGCCCGTATCCGGCTGCTTGGACAAAACTTACCGATAAAAACGGCAAAAATATTACTTTAAAAATATTTGCGACTGAAATGATTATTGAAAATCATTCAAATAAAGCAGGTAAAATAATATCAGACAATAAAACTTATATTAAAATCGCAACACCGAACGGCTACATAAACATTGCGGATTTACAGTTACAAGGAAAGAAAAGAATGCCCGTTAAAGATTTGTTAAATGGTTTTGACATTTCTGAATACATATTAAATTAGCAAATTACAATAAGCTTTTTATTCTTTTTATTTTTTCCTCAAGAGGAATATAACCGTCAATTTTATAAATTTTATGTCCGTCTTTTTCCATTTTTCTGAACCACGTCATTTGTCGTTTTGAGAACTGATGAATTGCAACTTCCAACTTATCAAACATTTCATCACGGCTTAATTCTCCGAGAATAAATTCCGTTATAAATTTATACTCCAAACCGTAATATTTTAAGGTCTCAACAGGAACATCTTTTTTAATTAATATTTCAACCTCCTCAATCATACCGTTTTGCAAACGCTCTCTTAATCTTTGCGTTATTCTTCTTCTTCGAGAATCTCGGTCAAACACAACTTGAATACTCAAACTGTTAATTTTAGGATAACTGAAATCAATTTCTTTATTTTTTTGATAATAAAGGGCAATTTCAACCGCTCTTATCAGTCTTTTTCTGTTTGATGTATCACTTCTGTTATGTAATTCTTTGTTTGTTTTTAAAATTTCAATTAATTCTTTATCTGTTTTTTTTTCTAATTCAGCTTTTAAACTTTCGCTGTGCGAAACATTAATCAATTTGTAGCCTTTCAGAACTGCATCAATATACATTCCTGTACCGCCGCTTAAAATCGGGAATTTGTTTCTGTTCTTAATATCTTGATAAACAGACAGAAAATCTTTCTGATACTCAAATACATTATATTTGTATCCTGCATCAACAATATCAATTAAATAATACGGAATTTGTTTTCCTTTAACGGTATAATCTTCCAAATCTTTGCCCGTAGCTATATCCATTCCTCTATATACTTGACGTGAATCAGCACTTATTATTTCTCCGTTTAATTCAGAAGCTAAATTTGCCGCTAATGAAGTTTTACCTCCGGCGGTTGCTCCGAGAATGGTAATTATATCGTATTTAGGCTCTTTATTTTTCAAGATTACAAAGATAATTATAAATTTGCAAGCTATGGCAAATGTACTGAACATAAAAAACAAAAAAGCAAGGCATAATTATGAGTTGCTGGATAAGTTTATTGCCGGAATTCAACTTTACGGAACAGAAATTAAATCTATAAGAGCCGGGAAAGTCAGTTTAAATGATTCGTATTGTGTTCTTTTAGAGCAAGTAAATAAACCGGGAGTTTTTGAAGTTTGGGTTAAAATGCACATCTCGGAATATACTCACGGAACTTATTCTAACCACGAACCGAAAAGAAACAGAAAATTGCTGTTGAACCGAAAAGAAATAGATAAAATTGTTAAAAAGGTAAAGGCATCTTCACTTACAATTGTCCCTACCCGACTGTTTATCAACGACAGAGGACTTGCAAAATTAGAGATTGCCATTGCAAGAGGAAAAAAATATCACGACAAAAGACAAAGCCTTAAACAGAATGATGATAAAAGAGAAATGGATAAATTGAAGAAAATGAGGTTGTAGTTACCGGTAAAAAGTTATTTGTTCCTTCCCGTAATTTCAAACTTCTTAATTAGTTTTTCTCCTTTTTCATCAACTAAAGTCAAAATATGCTCTCCTTCTTTCGGGCTCAGTTCAATTTGATGAATTTTAATTGTTTTTCCGACAAGTTTACTGTCAACATACCAAAAAATCGTTGTTTTTTTATTTCTGTGTGCCGCTTCAAAAACAGTTTTTCCGAGTTTGCCGTCTAAATCAACGGGAACATAAATTTTTGAATTATGAAAAGGGTAAATCAACTCCATATCTTTATTTGTTTGTTCAATATTATTGGAGCAATCATATCGATACGGCGGTAAATATTTATAAGATGCATTTCTTTTTTTATAATAAAATTCAACCGAAGGAGGAAGAATAAACCAAGGTTTTGAAACAATATTACTTACTGATTCACAATTTCCGTTTACACGATATTGTTCAGTTTCATCAAGGTAAATTAAAGTGTGATAAGGGCAAACATCTGTTCTGTTTCCTGTTGAAGGAATCCACATTTCTTCTGTATCATCGCAAACCAAAGAAGCTAAATGACCGCTTTTTTTACAAATTTCTGCTTTTATCATATCCTGCTCAGGCATTGTAAACCAATTTTGAGCATCAGGCAAAATATCAAATACATCAAACAAAACC
Protein-coding regions in this window:
- the smpB gene encoding SsrA-binding protein SmpB encodes the protein MANVLNIKNKKARHNYELLDKFIAGIQLYGTEIKSIRAGKVSLNDSYCVLLEQVNKPGVFEVWVKMHISEYTHGTYSNHEPKRNRKLLLNRKEIDKIVKKVKASSLTIVPTRLFINDRGLAKLEIAIARGKKYHDKRQSLKQNDDKREMDKLKKMRL
- the miaA gene encoding tRNA (adenosine(37)-N6)-dimethylallyltransferase MiaA → MKNKEPKYDIITILGATAGGKTSLAANLASELNGEIISADSRQVYRGMDIATGKDLEDYTVKGKQIPYYLIDIVDAGYKYNVFEYQKDFLSVYQDIKNRNKFPILSGGTGMYIDAVLKGYKLINVSHSESLKAELEKKTDKELIEILKTNKELHNRSDTSNRKRLIRAVEIALYYQKNKEIDFSYPKINSLSIQVVFDRDSRRRRITQRLRERLQNGMIEEVEILIKKDVPVETLKYYGLEYKFITEFILGELSRDEMFDKLEVAIHQFSKRQMTWFRKMEKDGHKIYKIDGYIPLEEKIKRIKSLL